A genomic segment from Spinacia oleracea cultivar Varoflay chromosome 3, BTI_SOV_V1, whole genome shotgun sequence encodes:
- the LOC130469106 gene encoding actin-related protein 8-like — protein sequence MGIYVKIIKDMAWASSEPRDDRYSRFMVKRYIYLVINNKYLIGSTTILYKLSREGLFTLSKERVQTGEILFQPQLGGVVVHIFKNYKLL from the exons ATGGGTATATATGTTAAAATTATCAAAGATATGGCCTGGGCTTCCTCTGAACCAAGAGATGATCGATACTCGAGGTTTATGGTAAAAAG GTACATTTACTTGGTGATTAATAATAAGTATTTGATAGGCTCTACAACTATCTTATATAAACTATCGAGAGAGGGTTTATTTACATTGTCTAAAGAGCGAGTTCAAACAGGAGAGATCTTATTCCAACCTCAACTTGGTGGAGT GGTGGTGCATATATTCAAGAATTACAAGCTACTTTAA